The following proteins are encoded in a genomic region of Aquifex aeolicus VF5:
- a CDS encoding TolC family protein, whose amino-acid sequence MRVIWVILFLFTFSFPLTLEEAVSIALKNVTDVKLSRYELKKLDYEIKKALSGILPKVTGSYSYLRLDDSLVYGFALRDRQSYDITLSQTIFNKAIFDSISLAKSQKELQNLILEDVKREVVYRVKDMYYAILYKWTVVELKKENLKYWEEYLKTVEEKYKAGILPKVEYVRAKAQFENAKAELAQARADYEKSIENFKAFLKLEKTPEFMGKLEVNLNEDFSEEKLLEFLEKNNSTLKVAKARIEVAKKTYNLSKADYYPTLDAYLTYEGYTTRKSLFGGKEWVKGYTFGISLNYKFFDGFAREAEVAQRKVDIFQEKERFKDTFFNVKRDLKNALLEIKSLKERIKAVKLSLEAAKETLKLATERHKEGIGTYLEVLDARRNYNDTLDTLHFLTYRYMSTLALIERLTR is encoded by the coding sequence ATGAGAGTAATTTGGGTAATCCTTTTCCTTTTTACTTTTTCCTTCCCGCTTACCTTGGAAGAAGCGGTAAGTATAGCCTTGAAAAACGTAACAGATGTCAAGCTTTCACGTTACGAACTGAAAAAGCTCGACTACGAGATAAAGAAAGCGCTTTCTGGCATACTGCCGAAGGTGACGGGTTCTTACTCTTACTTAAGGCTGGACGATTCCCTCGTTTACGGATTTGCCTTGAGGGACAGGCAAAGTTACGACATTACGCTTTCTCAAACTATTTTCAACAAAGCAATTTTTGACAGTATCTCCCTTGCCAAAAGCCAGAAGGAACTCCAGAACTTAATACTTGAGGATGTAAAAAGGGAAGTTGTCTACAGAGTTAAAGACATGTACTACGCAATTCTCTACAAGTGGACGGTTGTTGAGTTAAAAAAGGAAAACCTGAAATACTGGGAGGAGTACTTAAAGACTGTTGAAGAGAAGTATAAGGCGGGGATACTCCCGAAGGTTGAGTACGTAAGGGCTAAGGCTCAGTTTGAAAACGCAAAGGCGGAGCTCGCACAGGCAAGAGCGGACTACGAGAAATCAATAGAAAACTTTAAAGCTTTTTTAAAACTTGAAAAAACTCCTGAGTTCATGGGAAAATTAGAAGTAAACCTGAATGAAGACTTTTCTGAGGAAAAACTTTTAGAGTTCCTTGAGAAAAACAACTCCACCTTGAAGGTAGCAAAGGCGAGGATAGAAGTGGCAAAGAAAACCTACAACTTGTCAAAGGCGGATTATTATCCTACCCTTGACGCTTACCTTACTTACGAGGGTTACACGACGAGAAAGAGCCTCTTCGGAGGAAAGGAATGGGTTAAGGGCTATACTTTCGGTATCAGTTTGAACTACAAGTTTTTTGACGGGTTTGCGAGAGAGGCGGAAGTTGCCCAGAGGAAGGTAGATATCTTTCAGGAGAAAGAAAGGTTTAAAGATACGTTTTTTAACGTAAAGAGGGACTTAAAGAACGCCCTCCTCGAAATAAAGTCCCTGAAGGAACGAATAAAGGCTGTGAAGCTCTCCCTTGAAGCGGCAAAGGAGACTTTAAAGCTCGCCACGGAAAGGCACAAAGAAGGTATTGGAACGTACCTTGAGGTTTTAGACGCAAGGAGGAATTACAACGACACTTTAGATACTCTACACTTTTTGACTTACAGGTATATGAGCACGCTCGCCTTAATAGAACGCTTAACCAGATGA
- a CDS encoding NAD-dependent epimerase — protein sequence MNILVTGCAGLIGWKVSEKLLEHGHRVIGVDNLNSYYDPRLKEYRLEQLKKFENFKFYKVNIENREALRILFQEFEFDAVINEAARAGVRYSIQNPHIYFTTNTLGNLNLLELMKEFGVKKLILASTSSLYAGQPMPFKEELPVNTPISPYAASKKAAEVTAYTYHYLYGIDVVILRYFTVYGLAGRPDMAVFNFIYKTLKGIPIKVYGDGSQKRDFTYVDDVAEATVKALNLKGYEIINVGNNKPRALKELIELIEKYTGKEVKVEYGDFHKADMRDTWADITKAKRLLGWEPKTSLEEGVKKTVEWFLENWDWVKDLRV from the coding sequence ATGAACATCCTAGTAACTGGCTGTGCTGGATTGATAGGGTGGAAGGTATCCGAGAAACTGCTGGAGCATGGACACAGGGTTATCGGAGTAGATAACTTAAACTCTTACTACGATCCGAGGCTAAAGGAATACAGACTGGAGCAACTAAAAAAATTTGAGAACTTTAAGTTTTACAAGGTTAATATAGAAAACAGGGAAGCTTTAAGGATTCTGTTTCAGGAGTTTGAATTTGACGCCGTTATAAACGAAGCCGCAAGGGCTGGGGTGAGGTACTCAATACAAAACCCTCACATTTACTTCACAACCAATACTCTAGGAAATTTAAACTTATTAGAACTTATGAAAGAATTCGGAGTTAAGAAACTCATTCTCGCCTCTACTTCTTCCCTTTACGCTGGTCAACCAATGCCTTTTAAAGAAGAACTTCCCGTAAACACACCCATTTCTCCTTACGCTGCAAGCAAGAAGGCGGCAGAAGTTACCGCATACACCTACCACTACCTCTACGGGATAGATGTCGTTATCCTGAGGTACTTCACCGTTTACGGACTGGCAGGCAGACCCGATATGGCTGTATTTAACTTTATCTACAAAACACTGAAGGGAATTCCTATAAAAGTTTACGGGGATGGAAGTCAGAAGAGGGATTTCACTTACGTCGACGACGTAGCGGAAGCCACTGTAAAAGCCCTGAACCTCAAGGGATACGAAATAATAAACGTGGGAAACAATAAACCGAGGGCTTTGAAGGAGTTAATAGAACTTATAGAAAAGTACACGGGTAAAGAAGTAAAAGTTGAGTACGGAGATTTTCACAAGGCGGATATGAGGGACACTTGGGCGGACATAACGAAGGCAAAGAGATTACTCGGGTGGGAACCTAAAACTTCCCTTGAAGAGGGCGTAAAGAAAACGGTGGAGTGGTTTCTTGAGAACTGGGACTGGGTAAAAGATTTAAGGGTTTAG
- a CDS encoding DEAD/DEAH box helicase, with product MKHFIVLEKSEFKINPPSGKLVYKKVSGRPKTEELIKGKEVDERIPYELLNPIQTLFYKEYEGGNALVSAPTSAGKSLTAFLFLRGKEGIKVFTAPTRSLVYEKASELRELFRKKVEVRTGEVFELYKEIKSEVVVATYESLALALRNRASWIEEARGVVIDEIHQLMGSRGWILEEIITFLLDGNYEILGLSATLPGAEQLAKWIKAELFIESRWRPVPLERKIIPLIKFEEFTKLPKGATQDEKIANKLLGALYTLKKPDEQVILFVHKKSVGWNVLEIANREKIGIMNETTPFEKEEREEVELAFHNADVPKEERDEIEKAFREGKLPVLVATSTLAYGVNLPADTVIISVRSFYDRERRQRKFFPDVLDILQMEGRAGRLGIKEKGYSYILPYGAKEENLAKALSEKLKEEFKPYLREVFLSEEKLKVLSLFILVGFLYEGENFRKFLERTYSLKELAYSPQIDEVYEWLKDKGYIEKGKLSDKALFCVRSGMPPINYEEFLRRKYLGLEEIVYIRPLLFTKKFDGLYDFVKKGDTFLEDDMYVREKLLTCGSECLKDNTHQFLFYVEGLTFKYKNVKNPPGEFSYLGTDVLHLIRTMIEIKKIGDLDLSLKDFLKIAHSVKYGLTTDYSSLGGLKGAGHIRANLLKKLLYYNNVKVPEIGSPTEELIQNLLSEFPSESSIQKALYEILMEERYKEERYSENAKREAKAVLNLLKRNKEGILVDDRILFATGLYLLGNKAIRMKKKEILEEILNYEEVEF from the coding sequence ATGAAACACTTCATCGTTCTTGAGAAATCCGAGTTCAAGATAAACCCACCTTCGGGAAAGCTCGTTTACAAAAAGGTAAGCGGGAGACCAAAAACGGAAGAACTGATAAAGGGAAAAGAAGTGGATGAAAGAATACCTTATGAGCTTTTAAACCCCATACAGACACTTTTTTATAAAGAGTACGAAGGCGGGAATGCACTCGTCAGCGCTCCCACGTCTGCGGGAAAGAGTCTGACAGCCTTCTTATTTTTAAGGGGAAAAGAAGGAATAAAGGTTTTCACGGCACCCACCCGTTCCCTCGTTTACGAAAAGGCAAGTGAACTGAGGGAATTATTCAGAAAAAAAGTAGAAGTCAGAACCGGAGAGGTTTTTGAACTTTACAAAGAAATAAAAAGCGAGGTTGTGGTTGCCACTTACGAGAGCTTAGCCCTTGCTCTAAGGAACAGGGCAAGCTGGATAGAGGAAGCGAGAGGTGTAGTCATAGACGAAATTCACCAGCTTATGGGAAGCAGGGGATGGATACTGGAAGAGATAATAACTTTTCTCCTTGACGGGAATTATGAAATACTCGGGCTTTCCGCCACACTTCCGGGCGCTGAGCAACTTGCCAAGTGGATAAAGGCTGAACTCTTCATAGAATCCCGATGGAGACCCGTACCCCTGGAAAGAAAGATAATTCCCCTAATCAAGTTTGAGGAATTTACTAAACTTCCGAAGGGGGCAACTCAGGACGAAAAAATCGCTAACAAGCTTCTGGGAGCACTTTACACCTTAAAGAAACCCGATGAGCAGGTAATACTCTTTGTCCACAAAAAAAGCGTGGGCTGGAACGTACTTGAAATCGCAAACAGGGAAAAGATAGGGATAATGAACGAAACCACTCCTTTTGAAAAAGAGGAAAGGGAAGAGGTAGAACTCGCCTTTCACAACGCGGACGTCCCGAAAGAGGAGAGGGACGAGATAGAAAAAGCCTTCAGGGAGGGAAAACTGCCGGTTCTCGTTGCCACGTCCACCCTTGCCTACGGTGTAAATCTGCCAGCGGATACGGTAATAATAAGCGTTCGCTCCTTTTACGACAGGGAAAGAAGACAGAGAAAGTTCTTCCCCGACGTTCTTGACATTCTCCAGATGGAGGGAAGGGCCGGAAGACTCGGTATTAAAGAAAAAGGATACTCCTACATACTCCCTTACGGGGCAAAGGAGGAAAACCTCGCTAAAGCTCTCTCGGAAAAGCTAAAGGAAGAGTTCAAACCTTACCTTAGAGAAGTCTTCCTTTCTGAGGAAAAACTGAAAGTACTCAGCCTATTTATACTTGTAGGTTTTCTCTATGAGGGGGAAAACTTTAGAAAGTTTCTGGAAAGGACGTACTCTTTAAAGGAACTCGCCTACTCACCTCAGATTGACGAGGTGTACGAGTGGTTAAAAGATAAGGGTTACATAGAAAAGGGAAAGTTAAGCGACAAGGCACTGTTCTGCGTCCGTTCGGGAATGCCACCAATTAATTACGAGGAATTCCTGAGGAGAAAATACTTGGGACTTGAAGAAATCGTTTACATAAGACCACTTCTCTTTACGAAGAAGTTTGACGGACTTTACGATTTCGTAAAAAAGGGAGACACCTTCCTTGAAGACGACATGTACGTAAGGGAAAAACTCCTGACATGCGGAAGCGAGTGTTTAAAGGACAACACCCACCAATTCCTCTTTTACGTAGAAGGATTAACGTTCAAGTACAAGAACGTGAAAAACCCGCCCGGAGAGTTTTCTTACCTCGGTACGGACGTCCTTCACCTCATAAGAACAATGATTGAAATAAAGAAAATCGGCGACTTAGACCTTTCCCTAAAAGATTTCTTGAAAATAGCACACTCGGTAAAATACGGTTTGACCACGGATTACAGCTCTCTAGGAGGATTAAAAGGTGCGGGACACATAAGGGCAAACCTGCTTAAAAAGCTACTTTACTACAACAACGTTAAAGTTCCAGAAATAGGCTCTCCTACAGAGGAACTCATACAAAATCTCCTTTCGGAGTTTCCGAGTGAAAGTTCCATACAAAAAGCCCTATACGAAATCCTTATGGAAGAAAGGTACAAGGAAGAAAGGTATTCGGAAAACGCAAAGAGGGAAGCAAAGGCAGTTTTAAACCTTCTCAAAAGGAACAAGGAAGGCATCCTCGTAGACGACAGGATACTCTTCGCCACAGGGCTCTACCTATTGGGAAACAAGGCAATAAGGATGAAGAAGAAGGAGATACTGGAAGAAATTCTGAATTACGAGGAAGTGGAGTTTTAG
- a CDS encoding dicarboxylate/amino acid:cation symporter, which translates to MKKLLSLENLTLLSLILAVFFGIYFKEIALNIKLFGDVFLSLLKMIIVPLVFTSVFTAILNLESLAKFRDLGLKAFLYYFTTTGMAVFTGLVLVNIIQPGKGASGVSAKPEEIPKVQEFSLENLILGLIPQNPFEAFSEGKVLQIIVFAVFIGLAVLTIDKFKQEIIKNFFEGFNEALIRLTKWVIVLTPVGVFALVSYLIAKVGYQVLISLWEYALTVLLGLLIHAFVNLPLIAYIFGRYNPYKYFIQVREALLLAFSTASSAATLPVSLELAIERGKVKKEVAGFVLPLGATINMDGTALYESVAAVYIANLYGIDLSISQMVTIFLTATLASIGAAAIPGAGLVLLTLVLSSVGIPLEGIGLIIAVDRFLDMLRTAVNVWGDLNGAKILNRYVNS; encoded by the coding sequence GTGAAAAAACTCCTTTCCCTTGAGAACCTCACGCTCCTTTCCCTAATCCTTGCCGTCTTTTTTGGTATTTACTTTAAAGAAATAGCCCTGAATATCAAACTCTTCGGGGACGTTTTCTTAAGTCTCCTGAAAATGATAATAGTCCCCCTCGTTTTTACCTCCGTTTTCACCGCCATACTAAACCTTGAGAGTCTGGCAAAATTCAGGGATCTGGGTTTAAAAGCCTTTTTATACTACTTCACGACCACGGGAATGGCGGTTTTTACGGGACTTGTTCTCGTGAACATAATACAGCCGGGAAAGGGTGCAAGCGGAGTAAGTGCAAAACCTGAAGAAATCCCGAAGGTTCAGGAGTTTTCTCTTGAGAACTTAATTCTCGGACTTATTCCCCAGAATCCCTTTGAGGCTTTTTCTGAAGGAAAGGTTCTCCAGATTATAGTTTTCGCGGTCTTTATAGGACTTGCTGTTCTGACTATAGATAAGTTCAAACAGGAAATAATAAAGAACTTCTTTGAGGGTTTTAACGAAGCCCTAATACGACTGACAAAGTGGGTTATAGTCTTAACTCCCGTGGGAGTTTTTGCCCTTGTTTCTTATCTGATAGCAAAGGTGGGGTATCAGGTTCTTATTTCCCTGTGGGAATACGCACTAACCGTTTTGCTCGGCCTGCTCATACACGCCTTCGTAAATCTTCCATTAATTGCCTACATATTCGGAAGGTACAATCCCTACAAGTACTTTATACAGGTGAGGGAAGCCCTGCTTCTTGCATTTTCCACTGCATCCAGCGCTGCAACGCTTCCTGTCTCCCTTGAACTTGCAATCGAAAGGGGAAAGGTAAAAAAGGAAGTGGCTGGCTTTGTCCTGCCCTTGGGAGCTACCATAAACATGGACGGCACGGCCCTTTACGAGTCGGTGGCAGCTGTTTACATCGCAAACCTTTACGGAATAGACCTCTCAATCTCTCAAATGGTTACGATATTCCTGACCGCGACGCTTGCCTCTATCGGTGCTGCGGCAATTCCCGGAGCGGGTTTAGTTCTCCTGACTTTAGTCCTCAGTTCCGTAGGGATTCCTTTAGAAGGTATAGGACTCATAATCGCAGTTGACAGGTTTCTGGACATGCTGAGAACTGCGGTAAACGTCTGGGGTGACCTGAACGGAGCTAAGATTCTGAATAGGTACGTAAACAGCTAA
- a CDS encoding efflux RND transporter periplasmic adaptor subunit, whose protein sequence is MQTLLYILFLLFLFSCSKTEEKKTPQARKIQVSVVEVKREKVVVSVPFKGVLKAVKEAELSSQEPGVLTRLYKREGEYVKKGEVLAQVESNLAKESYRKVLNQLKEVEKQVELQKKIYERRKKLFERELISKEEYEREKYKLEELIQRKKALESELKYFKEKVRRHYVRAPFDGYITERYKNMGDYVTPQTPVFRLINLGELEFSFKVPARYVSLLKKGKELNVELENGKNVKGRVYFISERGDENNQFLVKLLINNEEGKLKAGTFGFAEVPVREVYAFKVPEDAVILQGNKKIIWVLEGNRVRSREVEVIFINGGYAYVEGDLKDGDKVVTENTFLLKEGAEVVVR, encoded by the coding sequence ATGCAAACATTACTGTACATTCTGTTTTTATTATTCCTTTTTTCCTGTTCAAAAACGGAGGAGAAAAAAACTCCCCAAGCGAGGAAAATACAGGTATCCGTCGTAGAAGTTAAAAGAGAAAAGGTAGTTGTAAGCGTTCCTTTCAAAGGAGTCCTGAAGGCGGTAAAAGAAGCCGAGCTCTCATCTCAGGAGCCCGGAGTTTTAACAAGACTATACAAAAGGGAAGGGGAGTACGTAAAAAAGGGAGAAGTGCTTGCACAGGTGGAAAGCAATCTTGCAAAGGAAAGCTACAGGAAAGTTTTAAACCAGTTAAAAGAAGTTGAAAAGCAAGTAGAACTCCAGAAAAAGATTTACGAAAGGAGAAAGAAACTCTTTGAAAGGGAGTTAATATCTAAGGAAGAGTACGAAAGGGAAAAGTACAAACTTGAAGAATTAATCCAGCGAAAAAAAGCCCTTGAAAGCGAACTGAAGTACTTTAAAGAAAAAGTAAGGAGACACTATGTAAGAGCTCCTTTTGATGGATACATTACTGAAAGGTACAAAAACATGGGTGATTACGTTACTCCCCAGACTCCCGTGTTCAGGCTGATAAACCTTGGAGAGCTTGAATTTTCCTTTAAAGTCCCCGCAAGATACGTTTCCCTTCTGAAAAAAGGAAAAGAATTAAATGTGGAGCTTGAAAATGGTAAGAATGTAAAGGGAAGAGTTTACTTTATCTCCGAAAGGGGTGACGAGAACAATCAATTTCTTGTAAAACTTTTAATAAATAACGAAGAAGGAAAGTTAAAGGCAGGAACGTTCGGGTTTGCGGAGGTACCAGTTAGGGAGGTTTACGCCTTTAAGGTTCCCGAGGACGCTGTTATCCTTCAAGGGAACAAAAAAATAATCTGGGTCCTTGAAGGGAACAGGGTAAGGTCAAGGGAGGTCGAAGTAATATTCATAAATGGTGGATACGCCTACGTTGAAGGAGACCTGAAAGACGGCGATAAAGTGGTTACGGAAAACACATTTTTATTGAAAGAAGGAGCTGAGGTAGTGGTGAGATGA
- a CDS encoding TIGR00269 family protein, whose product MKKCRICGKKAIIYMPHHRLALCREHFVEWFEKYTERTIKEFKMFTKKDKVLVAISGGKDSLALWHVLRKLGYEADGLYINLGIGEYSEKSKEKVLKFAEKINGKAIIVDLKEELAGIPELVKITSREACSVCGLVKRYNFNKVAKEHGYNVIATGHNLDDEASALLANVLNWNEKYLGRKYPVLEEEAGFVRKVKPFCKFTEKETALYALLNGIDFIEEECPFSEDATSVFYKKILNEIEERSPGTKLRFYLDYLRKIYPKFRKEEEKKELQPCKVCGEPTVGEICPVCRLREKVEASSG is encoded by the coding sequence ATGAAGAAGTGCAGGATTTGCGGAAAGAAAGCGATAATATACATGCCTCACCACAGGCTCGCCCTTTGCAGGGAGCACTTTGTAGAGTGGTTTGAAAAGTACACGGAGAGAACCATAAAAGAGTTTAAGATGTTCACAAAGAAGGATAAAGTTCTCGTTGCTATTTCTGGAGGGAAGGACAGTTTAGCCCTTTGGCATGTATTGAGAAAGCTCGGATACGAAGCAGACGGACTTTACATAAACCTCGGTATAGGTGAGTACTCCGAAAAGTCAAAGGAGAAGGTCTTAAAGTTCGCCGAAAAGATTAACGGGAAGGCGATAATAGTTGACCTTAAAGAGGAACTTGCAGGTATACCAGAACTCGTAAAGATAACATCAAGGGAAGCGTGCTCCGTGTGTGGACTCGTAAAGAGGTACAACTTCAACAAAGTAGCAAAAGAACACGGCTACAATGTGATAGCCACGGGACACAACCTGGACGACGAGGCAAGTGCCCTTCTTGCAAACGTCCTCAACTGGAACGAAAAGTACTTGGGAAGGAAATACCCCGTTCTGGAAGAGGAAGCAGGATTTGTGAGGAAAGTAAAGCCTTTCTGCAAGTTCACGGAAAAGGAAACTGCACTTTACGCCCTCCTAAACGGCATAGACTTTATTGAGGAAGAGTGTCCCTTCTCGGAAGACGCAACCTCCGTTTTTTACAAGAAAATACTAAACGAAATAGAAGAACGCTCTCCCGGAACGAAATTGAGGTTTTACCTCGACTACCTCAGGAAGATATACCCCAAGTTCAGGAAAGAAGAGGAGAAAAAAGAACTCCAGCCCTGCAAAGTGTGCGGAGAGCCCACTGTCGGAGAGATTTGCCCCGTCTGTAGGTTGAGGGAAAAAGTGGAAGCCTCATCTGGTTAA
- a CDS encoding CTP synthase translates to MAKYIFITGGVLSSLGKGITSASIASILEEMGYRVTLQKLDPYLNVDAGTMSPYQHGEVYVTEDGAETDLDLGHYERFTNAVMTRDNNVTAGRIYYNVISKERKGDYLGATVQVIPHITEEIKESIKRVEKDNDIVIVEIGGTVGDIEGLPFLEAVRQLSLELGRKNSMFIHLTYVPYIKAAGELKTKPTQHSVKELRAIGIQPDMIICRADRELPKGIKSKIALFTNVKEEAVISAPDLEFSYEVPLKLKEQGIDRIITERLNLEHREVNLGKWKKIVNVLRNPEEEVNVALVGKYVELKDSYKSVIEALIHGGIANKVKVNVILKNSEQLDISELQEDIHGIMVPGGFGERGIRGKIEALNFGRENNIPTFGICLGMQLMAIEFARNVLGFSNANSTEFDPDTPFPVIDIMEEQKKVDKLGGTMRLGAYPCKVKENTLAHRIYQKDLIYERHRHRYEFNNRYRKDFESKGVVFSGTSPDDKLVEIMELKNHMWYLGCQFHPEFKSKPFAPHPLFRDFIRACLEYKRKFT, encoded by the coding sequence ATGGCTAAATACATCTTCATCACAGGAGGTGTTCTGTCTTCCCTCGGCAAGGGTATTACCTCCGCTTCCATAGCCTCCATACTCGAAGAAATGGGCTACAGGGTTACCCTCCAGAAGCTCGACCCCTACCTCAACGTGGATGCCGGAACTATGAGCCCCTACCAACACGGAGAGGTTTACGTTACGGAAGACGGTGCGGAAACTGACCTAGACCTCGGACACTACGAGAGGTTCACGAACGCCGTTATGACGCGGGACAACAACGTTACCGCAGGGCGCATATACTACAACGTTATATCAAAAGAAAGGAAAGGGGATTATCTTGGGGCAACAGTTCAGGTCATTCCCCATATAACCGAGGAAATTAAAGAGTCCATAAAGAGGGTAGAAAAGGACAACGACATAGTTATCGTGGAAATCGGAGGAACGGTTGGAGACATAGAGGGACTACCATTTTTAGAAGCGGTAAGACAGCTTTCCCTGGAACTTGGCAGGAAAAACTCTATGTTTATACACCTCACATATGTTCCCTACATAAAGGCGGCGGGAGAACTCAAAACTAAACCCACCCAGCACTCCGTAAAGGAACTAAGGGCAATAGGTATACAGCCGGACATGATAATATGCAGGGCTGACAGGGAACTGCCAAAGGGTATAAAGTCAAAAATAGCCCTCTTTACTAACGTTAAAGAAGAGGCCGTTATATCCGCCCCTGACCTTGAGTTTTCCTACGAAGTTCCCCTAAAGCTAAAGGAACAGGGAATAGACAGGATAATAACAGAAAGACTGAACCTTGAACACAGGGAAGTTAACCTCGGGAAGTGGAAGAAGATAGTAAACGTCCTAAGAAACCCGGAAGAAGAGGTAAACGTCGCACTCGTTGGAAAGTATGTGGAACTGAAAGACTCCTACAAAAGTGTTATAGAGGCTCTGATACACGGCGGGATTGCGAATAAGGTAAAGGTAAACGTAATCCTTAAAAATTCAGAACAGCTCGACATTTCGGAGCTTCAAGAGGACATACACGGGATAATGGTGCCGGGAGGGTTTGGAGAGAGAGGGATAAGAGGAAAGATAGAAGCCCTTAACTTTGGAAGGGAAAACAACATTCCCACATTCGGTATATGCCTCGGTATGCAGTTGATGGCTATAGAATTCGCAAGGAACGTTCTCGGATTTAGTAACGCAAACTCAACGGAGTTCGACCCCGATACACCGTTCCCCGTAATAGACATAATGGAGGAACAGAAAAAAGTGGACAAGCTCGGCGGGACTATGAGGCTCGGAGCTTACCCCTGTAAGGTAAAGGAAAATACACTAGCCCACAGGATTTATCAGAAGGATTTAATTTACGAAAGGCACAGGCACAGGTACGAGTTCAACAACAGGTACAGAAAGGACTTTGAGAGTAAAGGTGTAGTCTTTTCCGGAACTTCTCCCGACGATAAACTTGTAGAAATAATGGAACTCAAAAACCACATGTGGTACCTGGGATGTCAGTTCCACCCCGAGTTCAAGAGCAAACCCTTCGCTCCCCATCCGCTCTTTAGGGATTTCATAAGGGCATGTTTAGAATATAAGAGAAAGTTTACGTAA
- the thiF gene encoding thiazole biosynthesis adenylyltransferase ThiF — MFNFTEEQIKRYARHIILPEVGGKGQAKLLQSKVLVIGAGGLGSPALYYLAAAGVGTIGIVDFDVVDFSNLQRQILHTTERVGTPKVESAKKTLEALNPDVKVITYNTKINKNNVMDIIKDYDVILDGTDNFPTRFLINDACYFAGKPLVSAAMLRFEGQCTVFDFRDKENSPCYRCLFPEPPPPGLVPSCQEAGILGSVGGIMGSIQATEAIKLLLGIGEPLVGKLLIMDALSMDFRKVKLRKDPKCPLCGENPKIKELIEYDQSCEVRF, encoded by the coding sequence ATGTTTAACTTTACCGAGGAGCAAATTAAGAGGTACGCCCGTCACATAATCCTCCCAGAAGTCGGAGGAAAGGGACAGGCTAAACTCCTCCAATCTAAAGTGCTCGTTATAGGAGCCGGGGGACTGGGTTCTCCCGCACTATACTACCTCGCCGCTGCGGGTGTTGGAACTATAGGAATAGTTGACTTTGACGTTGTAGACTTTTCAAACCTACAGAGGCAGATACTCCACACGACAGAAAGGGTCGGAACTCCCAAGGTGGAGAGTGCAAAAAAGACTTTGGAAGCCCTTAACCCAGACGTTAAAGTTATTACGTACAACACAAAGATAAATAAAAACAACGTAATGGACATTATTAAGGACTACGACGTCATTCTCGACGGGACAGATAACTTCCCCACGAGGTTTTTAATAAACGACGCCTGTTACTTTGCAGGGAAACCCCTTGTTTCCGCTGCCATGCTGAGATTTGAGGGGCAGTGCACCGTTTTTGACTTTAGGGACAAGGAAAACTCTCCCTGTTACAGGTGCTTATTCCCCGAACCGCCACCGCCTGGGCTCGTGCCCTCCTGTCAGGAAGCGGGAATTCTCGGTTCTGTTGGCGGAATTATGGGAAGCATACAGGCAACCGAAGCGATAAAGCTCCTCCTCGGAATAGGCGAACCCTTAGTGGGTAAGCTCCTCATAATGGATGCTCTATCTATGGACTTTAGAAAGGTAAAACTCAGGAAAGATCCAAAGTGTCCCCTTTGCGGAGAAAATCCAAAGATAAAGGAACTCATAGAGTACGACCAGAGCTGTGAAGTGAGGTTTTAA
- a CDS encoding rhomboid family intramembrane serine protease, protein MIPIKDVNPSRTFPIVNLSIIVACSLIWLYEWSLTDEVIYTFQGAVTKFELFLREWGLVPVELPQKPYTLLTHMFLHGSWGHIIGNMWFLWVFGDNVEDKLGKFRYIIFYILCGLGAALTQTFISLAFGGANVPMVGASGAISGVLGAYMKMFPHARVLALVPVFIFLTLMELPAVIFIGLWFFIQIINGIITLPFIGYGGVAWYAHIGGFITGYLLVDYFRKRSYS, encoded by the coding sequence ATGATACCCATAAAAGATGTAAATCCCTCCAGAACTTTTCCCATAGTTAACTTAAGCATAATAGTTGCGTGTTCGTTGATATGGCTTTACGAATGGAGTCTTACGGACGAGGTTATATACACCTTTCAGGGGGCGGTTACGAAGTTTGAACTCTTCTTAAGGGAATGGGGACTCGTGCCGGTGGAACTTCCTCAGAAGCCTTACACTCTACTCACACACATGTTCCTCCACGGTAGCTGGGGACACATCATCGGGAACATGTGGTTCTTGTGGGTCTTTGGTGATAACGTTGAGGACAAACTCGGGAAGTTCAGGTACATAATCTTTTACATTCTTTGCGGACTCGGTGCTGCTCTGACGCAAACCTTTATAAGTCTTGCTTTTGGCGGTGCAAACGTCCCCATGGTCGGGGCAAGCGGTGCGATTAGCGGAGTTCTGGGAGCTTACATGAAGATGTTTCCCCACGCAAGGGTTCTTGCATTAGTTCCAGTATTCATATTCCTGACTCTTATGGAACTTCCCGCGGTTATTTTCATAGGTCTGTGGTTCTTTATTCAGATAATTAACGGTATAATTACACTTCCCTTTATAGGCTACGGAGGAGTAGCTTGGTACGCCCACATAGGCGGTTTCATAACGGGCTACCTGCTGGTTGATTACTTCAGGAAAAGGAGTTATTCCTAA